In Miscanthus floridulus cultivar M001 chromosome 5, ASM1932011v1, whole genome shotgun sequence, one genomic interval encodes:
- the LOC136451082 gene encoding classical arabinogalactan protein 26-like: protein MARARGRGRGRLLLLLAFAFLAGAAAVRHDAPAPRSSSISAAPEYPPLPRLPNQHHGRHTAGPALPPSLPALSPDIMPVLPSPAEDGAAPAPDAGEPTIPSSPSPPNPDALEPDSALAPFGSAHAVAAQSHAVASASASALPLLDLLLAMLWLLLLV, encoded by the coding sequence ATGGCGAGGGCGCGCGGGCGCGGCCgtgggcgcctcctcctcctcctggcgtTCGCGTTCCTCGCCGGCGCCGCGGCGGTCCGACACGATGCGCCCGCGCCCCGGTCGTCGTCCATCTCCGCGGCGCCCGAGTACCCGCCGCTCCCGCGCCTCCCGAACCAGCACCACGGCCGCCACACCGCAGGCCCCGCGCTCCCGCCGTCGCTGCCGGCGCTGTCGCCGGACATAATGCCCGTGCTGCCGTCCCCCGCCGAGGACGGCGCCGCGCCGGCGCCCGACGCGGGGGAGCCCACCATCCCGTCCAGCCCCAGCCCGCCCAACCCGGACGCGCTGGAGCCCGACTCGGCGCTCGCGCCGTTCGGCTCCGCGCACGCCGTCGCCGCGCAGTCCCACGCCGTggcgtcggcctcggcctcggcgctCCCGCTCCTCGACCTGCTGCTGGCCATgttgtggctgctgctgctggtgtag